The genomic segment GTACGTCAATTCAGCCATTTTGCTGCAAAAATATAAAGGCGCGATCGACGCGAATAAACGGTTTGAAGAAGAATCCAAAACATGGGAAACCAATATCCGGACGCTTCAATCCGAACTGGACTCGCTCAATTTTCTTTTTACGAAAGAAAGCGAACATTGGAGTTTGAATAAGAAAAAAGAAGTAGCGACCTATGCGCGTAAGAAAGAACAGGATCTCAATCGCTATTCGCAGGCCATTCAGCAAAAAGCATCGGCGCG from the bacterium genome contains:
- a CDS encoding OmpH family outer membrane protein yields the protein MKPMKPFAQAKQFSSNQIIFGSILLLTLYSAVAVTVSLFRGSDAKIAYVNSAILLQKYKGAIDANKRFEEESKTWETNIRTLQSELDSLNFLFTKESEHWSLNKKKEVATYARKKEQDLNRYSQAIQQKASAR